In Longibacter salinarum, a single window of DNA contains:
- a CDS encoding Do family serine endopeptidase produces the protein MHDSRRVHFVLGGIGLILIGLFAGVLLMLMREESPPREQVTRVVDRVELGSSQPPLSPASSDAELASEMPQPSALNRLFRDAAERVTPAVVFIEVATEASEDGYHRYDGEMRDFFRNPAPQQSVGSGVIVSESGYVVTNQHVVRRAKEIEVTLADKRQFGASVIGTDASTDLAVLKLEAETTFPALPLGDSDQVEVGDWVVAVGNPFRLTSTVTAGIVSALGRQVNIIDSDFRIEDFIQTDAAINPGNSGGALVNLQGQLVGINTAIATESGSYEGYGFAVPSNLMNRVVKDLIAYGEVRRGFMGVSIEGITARRAQEIGLDSIRGVFVSAVRSDGAADRAGMQKGDVVLKIQSQAVDAPNELQSAVARQRPGDRIDVTVWRNGSIDEYTVQLLGRDDPAYRDWITELDSQSVDPPPSSPSPDRPLPDVPELEQVSDWAIGVRAVQPGEAHVFGARSGVYVAYVDRDGLAAKAGLPRNTIITHVNDAPVDDPEALRRIVQELRSPAVVRVLRRGGVSAFYEIP, from the coding sequence ATGCACGACTCACGACGCGTCCATTTCGTCCTCGGTGGAATTGGCCTGATTCTGATTGGTCTTTTCGCCGGCGTTCTGCTCATGCTGATGAGGGAAGAGTCTCCACCTCGTGAGCAGGTGACGCGTGTCGTGGATCGTGTGGAACTCGGCAGCAGTCAGCCGCCGCTTTCACCAGCCTCTTCGGACGCTGAGTTGGCGTCGGAGATGCCACAGCCATCGGCGCTCAACCGCCTCTTTCGAGACGCGGCCGAGCGCGTGACGCCAGCTGTTGTTTTCATCGAGGTGGCAACGGAGGCTTCCGAGGACGGGTACCATCGATACGACGGTGAGATGCGGGACTTTTTCCGCAATCCTGCGCCACAACAGAGCGTGGGAAGCGGCGTGATCGTCAGTGAGAGCGGGTATGTGGTGACCAACCAGCACGTCGTCCGGCGGGCGAAGGAGATTGAGGTCACGCTTGCAGACAAGCGTCAGTTCGGCGCATCCGTCATCGGCACCGATGCCTCCACCGATCTGGCTGTGCTGAAGCTAGAAGCCGAGACGACATTCCCCGCGCTTCCGCTCGGAGACTCCGACCAGGTCGAAGTTGGAGACTGGGTCGTAGCGGTCGGCAACCCGTTTCGGCTCACGTCGACCGTCACCGCTGGAATCGTTAGCGCTCTAGGTCGACAGGTCAACATCATCGACTCTGACTTTCGAATCGAAGACTTTATCCAGACGGACGCTGCAATCAATCCGGGCAATTCCGGAGGAGCGCTGGTCAACCTGCAGGGGCAACTCGTTGGAATTAACACAGCCATTGCCACGGAATCGGGTTCGTACGAAGGCTACGGTTTCGCCGTCCCCTCGAATCTGATGAACCGCGTCGTCAAAGACCTTATCGCATACGGCGAAGTGCGGCGCGGCTTTATGGGCGTGTCCATCGAAGGCATCACGGCGCGTCGAGCGCAAGAGATCGGTCTCGATTCGATACGAGGGGTCTTCGTCTCGGCCGTACGAAGCGACGGAGCCGCGGATCGCGCGGGAATGCAGAAGGGAGATGTCGTCCTGAAAATCCAGAGCCAGGCCGTTGATGCGCCGAATGAGTTGCAGAGTGCGGTCGCCCGGCAGCGCCCGGGGGACCGGATCGACGTTACGGTCTGGCGCAATGGTTCGATCGACGAGTATACCGTTCAGCTACTGGGTCGTGACGACCCTGCGTATCGCGACTGGATTACCGAACTCGATTCACAGTCTGTGGACCCACCCCCGTCATCGCCGAGTCCAGATCGACCTTTGCCTGACGTTCCTGAACTTGAGCAGGTGTCGGACTGGGCCATCGGCGTGCGCGCCGTCCAACCGGGTGAGGCCCACGTCTTTGGTGCTCGGTCCGGAGTCTACGTCGCGTACGTTGATCGAGACGGGTTGGCCGCGAAGGCTGGGCTGCCAAGAAATACGATTATCACGCACGTGAATGATGCTCCGGTCGACGATCCGGAGGCTCTCCGTCGCATCGTGCAAGAACTCCGTTCACCGGCCGTCGTGCGCGTGTTGCGCCGAGGCGGAGTCAGCGCGTTCTACGAGATCCCCTAA
- a CDS encoding histone deacetylase family protein, with protein sequence MRASYSEGYYVPLPEGHPFPMGKFPALRNILVREDLLDPSDIVSPRQADWADLLRVHTREYLSALADGTLSRQEERRMGLPWSRQLVYRSRLAVQGTINAAFMALQDGVAANLAGGTHHAMPGHGEGFCVLNDVGVAIRVLKSACWVQRTLVIDLDVHQGNGNAAYFRDDDSVYTFSMHGAKNYPFRKPPSSLDVPLKDDIEDDAYLETLADYLPAVLDAAQPDLVFYLGGIDVMKDDRYGRMALSRDGLHARDGYVLEQIRNRDLPVVLLLSGGYAETPEGTADLHAVMHREAARVFKNGRN encoded by the coding sequence ATGCGCGCGAGTTATTCTGAAGGGTACTACGTCCCGCTACCCGAGGGGCACCCTTTCCCGATGGGTAAATTTCCAGCCCTGCGCAACATCCTCGTCCGAGAGGATCTTCTGGACCCATCAGACATCGTCTCCCCGCGCCAGGCGGACTGGGCAGACCTTCTCCGCGTCCACACTCGCGAGTATCTTTCCGCTCTCGCAGACGGCACGCTCTCTCGACAGGAGGAGCGGCGGATGGGACTCCCGTGGTCCAGGCAACTCGTCTACCGTTCACGTCTGGCCGTACAGGGCACCATCAATGCGGCGTTCATGGCCCTGCAAGATGGCGTAGCCGCCAACCTGGCCGGCGGAACGCATCATGCGATGCCCGGACACGGAGAGGGCTTCTGTGTCTTAAACGACGTGGGGGTAGCGATCCGCGTACTCAAAAGTGCCTGCTGGGTCCAGAGAACGCTCGTGATCGACCTCGACGTTCACCAGGGGAATGGCAATGCGGCCTACTTCAGGGACGATGACTCGGTCTACACCTTTTCGATGCATGGGGCAAAGAATTACCCCTTTCGCAAGCCGCCGTCCTCACTTGATGTCCCACTGAAGGACGATATAGAGGACGACGCATACCTTGAGACCCTCGCCGACTATTTGCCCGCCGTCCTCGATGCCGCCCAACCCGATCTTGTCTTTTACCTCGGCGGCATCGACGTGATGAAGGACGACCGATACGGCCGGATGGCTCTCTCTCGTGACGGATTGCACGCCCGCGACGGATACGTGCTCGAGCAGATACGCAATCGAGACCTTCCCGTCGTCCTCCTTCTCTCGGGCGGATACGCAGAGACGCCCGAGGGAACCGCGGATTTACACGCCGTGATGCACAGGGAGGCGGCTCGCGTATTCAAAAACGGCCGTAATTAA